The DNA segment GGCACGTAGCAGCGCGTCCTCGCCGGGCGGCTGCGCGGACCCGGCCGCGATGGCGAAGCGTTCGCTCATGGTGTGCAGCGCGGTCCGGCGCAGCGCGTCGATGCGCTCGTCACCGGAGCCTCGGACGAGCAGGAGCAGGGCGTCGAGCAGCGCCCGATCATCGGCCGACGCGGTGAGCCGGTAGGCGATCGAGGAGGCCACATCGGCGATCTCCAGGCCGTCGGTGTTGCGTTTCAGGTCGGCGAAGGCGGTCTGCAGGCACGCCTCGAACAGGCCTTCCTTCGACGTGAAGTACCGGTTGATCAGCGCGACGTTGACTCCGGCGCCGTCGGCGATGTCCCGCACCGTCGTGTTGGCGTACCCGTGCCGGGCGAAGCGGCGCTTCGCCTCGTCGAGCAGGAGCTGGCGGGTCTGCGTCGCGTTGCGGGTCACAGGGTGCGAGGTTAGCGCCCCGATGACGCCATGTAAACACAGATTTACTTCCCGCTGATGTGACGTAAGCAATTGTTGACTTACGGCCTGACCTGCTGACTAATAGGTAAGCGAACGTTTACATCTAGCTGCGGGGAACTCATGACTGATTCAACCCACGAGCGCCCCACCGGTGGTGGACTACTCGTGCTCTACCTGGCGCTCGGCGGTCTCGCCTTCGCCTGCCTCCAGTCGCTGGTCTCGCCGGCGCTGTCCACGATCGGCCACGAGCTCGGCGCCAGCACCGCCGACACCAGCTGGGTCGTCACCGCGTACCTGCTGTCGGCCTCGGTCCTCACCCCGATACTCGGCCGCCTCGGCGACATGATCGGCAAGCGCAAGGTCCTCATCGGCGTGCTCGCCGCGCTGGCCGCCGGCACCCTGGTGGCCGCGCTCGCCCCGAACCTCACCGTGCTCATCGTGGCCCGCGTGCTGCAGGGCGCGTCCGGCGCCATCCTGCCGCTGTCGCTCGGCATGGTCCGCGACGAGCTGCCCCGCAAGCGCGTCCCCGGCATGGTCGCCGTCCTCTCCGCGATCAGCGGCATCGGCGCCGGCATCGGCATCGTCGCGGCCGGCCCGATCGTCGAGCACCTCTCCTGGCACTGGCTGTTCTGGCTGCCCCTGGCGCTCGTCGTGATCGCCCTGTTCGGCGCGTTCTTCGGCATGAAGGAATCCCCGGTACGCACCCCCGGCAAGCTGGACTGGATCGGCGCCATCGTCCTGTCGATCGCGCTCGTCGGCCTGCTCATGGGTATCAGCAAGGGCCAGACCTGGGGCTGGGACGACGCCAAGACGATCGGCCTGCTCGCGGTCGGCGTCGTCGGCCTGCTCGCCTTCGTGCTGATCGAGCTGCGCGTCCCCGAGGCGCTCGTCGACATCCGCCTCATGCGCAACCGTGCCGTCTGGGCCACCGACCTGGTCGCCCTGGTCATGGGCTTCGCGATGTTCGGCGCGTTCCTGGTCATCCCGATGCTGCTGCAGCTGCCGTCCGCGCTCGGCTACGGCTTCGGCAAGCCGGTCTCGCAGATCGGCCTCTACCTGCTGCCCACCGTCATCGGCCTGATCGTCTTCGGTGTGGTCGCCGGCGTCCTGGTCCGCAAGTTCGGCCCGAAGCCGCCCATGGTCCTCGGCGCCACCCTGGTCACCGTCGCCTTCGCGATCCCGGCCATCGCCCACGACCAGATCTGGCACCTGCTGCTCTCCGGTTCGCTGACCGGCGCCGGCATCGGCCTGTCCTTCGCGGCCATGTCCAACGCCATCATCGAGGCGGTCCCGGCCACCCAGACCGGCCAGGCGACCAGCGTGAACGCGATCGCCCGGACCATCGGCAGCAGCATCGGCACCGCCGTCATCGCCGCGATCATCAGCGCCAAGGTCAGCCCGCAGGGCATCCCCACCGACGACGCCTTCACCATCGCCTTCTGGACCTGCTCCGGCATCGCCGTCCTGGCCATCGTCGCGGCCCTGCTCGTACCGTCGGCCCGCCGCCGCCACGAGCAGTCGGTGGCCGCCGGTGTCGACGACCTGCCGCCCGAGCCGGTCGAGCTGCACCTCCCGCACCGCCAGCACGCCTGATCCACCAGCCACACCGGGCCGGGGCCGCCGACAGAGCAGCCCCGGCCCTCCTCCGGTGACCTGCGCCACCACTCCCGTTTGCGGCGTCCGCTGCCGGGCAATGGCCCAACGGACACGCAACGAGAGAGGAACGGTCGACGATGGCACGCAAGAACGACTCCGCGATCAATTACACGGTTCCGGGCCTCAAGCCGGACGCTGCCGGCGAGGTCGTGTCGACGCTCCAGGACCGCCTCAACGCTCTCAACGACCTCGCGCTGACCCTCAAACACGTCCACTGGAACGTGGTCGGCCCCACTTTCATCGCCGTGCACACCATGCTGGACCCGCAGGTCGACGGCGTCCGGGACATGGTCGACGCCGTCGCCGAGCGGATCGCCACGCTGGGCGGCTCCCCCACCGGCACGCCGGGCGCGCTGGTCGCCCAGCGCACCTGGGACGACTACTCGATCGGCCGCGCCGACGCCGAGGCGCACCTAGCCGCGTTGGACCTCGTCTACGCCGGCGTCATCCAGGACCACCGGGCCGCCATCGAGAAGACCGAGGAACTCGACCCGGTCACCGAGGACCTGCTGGTCGGCCAGGCGGGCGTGCTGGAGCAGTACCACTGGTTCATCCGCGCCCACCTCGAGCGCCCGGACGGCACCCTCAAGACGGTCGGCGCCCTCACCGAGAAGACGGCGGCTCGCAAGGCGGGCGGCAGCCCCGTCGTGAAGGCGGCGGCCCGCAAGACCAAGCGCTGATCACCGGCACGACGACGGGGCCGTGGACCGAGTCCGCGGCCCCCGCGCTCGTCCGGAACGGATCGAGGTCATGCCGCGGTATTACGGCGCAACCGGGAGCCGGCCACACACTCACAGATCAGCCGCCCGATGGGTGATTCGGCCGCCGGTGACGGTGAGGCGGACAGGCAATTCGGCGAGGTCGGCGTCCGCGACCAGCAGCGGGTCCTCGGCCAGCACGGTCAGATCAGCGCGATCACCCACAGCGAGCCGGCCAGAACCAGCGTTGATCGTCATGCCCTGCAAGGCCTGCAACGGCGTGAGACTCTGCGAAGGCCCGTGCGGTGGCCGGCTCATGTCGCGGGCC comes from the Actinoplanes sp. OR16 genome and includes:
- a CDS encoding TetR/AcrR family transcriptional regulator, producing MTRNATQTRQLLLDEAKRRFARHGYANTTVRDIADGAGVNVALINRYFTSKEGLFEACLQTAFADLKRNTDGLEIADVASSIAYRLTASADDRALLDALLLLVRGSGDERIDALRRTALHTMSERFAIAAGSAQPPGEDALLRAQVLIAATLGVALLRVAVGVQPLASATAEQMRGPLISLVDALTTG
- a CDS encoding MFS transporter; this translates as MTDSTHERPTGGGLLVLYLALGGLAFACLQSLVSPALSTIGHELGASTADTSWVVTAYLLSASVLTPILGRLGDMIGKRKVLIGVLAALAAGTLVAALAPNLTVLIVARVLQGASGAILPLSLGMVRDELPRKRVPGMVAVLSAISGIGAGIGIVAAGPIVEHLSWHWLFWLPLALVVIALFGAFFGMKESPVRTPGKLDWIGAIVLSIALVGLLMGISKGQTWGWDDAKTIGLLAVGVVGLLAFVLIELRVPEALVDIRLMRNRAVWATDLVALVMGFAMFGAFLVIPMLLQLPSALGYGFGKPVSQIGLYLLPTVIGLIVFGVVAGVLVRKFGPKPPMVLGATLVTVAFAIPAIAHDQIWHLLLSGSLTGAGIGLSFAAMSNAIIEAVPATQTGQATSVNAIARTIGSSIGTAVIAAIISAKVSPQGIPTDDAFTIAFWTCSGIAVLAIVAALLVPSARRRHEQSVAAGVDDLPPEPVELHLPHRQHA
- a CDS encoding Dps family protein, with the translated sequence MARKNDSAINYTVPGLKPDAAGEVVSTLQDRLNALNDLALTLKHVHWNVVGPTFIAVHTMLDPQVDGVRDMVDAVAERIATLGGSPTGTPGALVAQRTWDDYSIGRADAEAHLAALDLVYAGVIQDHRAAIEKTEELDPVTEDLLVGQAGVLEQYHWFIRAHLERPDGTLKTVGALTEKTAARKAGGSPVVKAAARKTKR